One Azospirillum brasilense DNA window includes the following coding sequences:
- a CDS encoding ABC transporter ATP-binding protein, translating to MAILELKNVAKSYGGTEVLRGIDLSIAEGEFVAIVGFSGAGKTTLVNLMGGLAAPDAGEVLFRGAPVRGPGAERGVVFQNYSLMPWLSVKDNVALAVDAVHKGKPSPERGVLARRAVETVGLGHATDRRPKELSGGMRQRVGFARALAMSPEMLLLDEPLSALDALTRAKLQDEIEAIWRKDRKTVVLITNDVDEAILLADRIIPLTPGPGATLGPAFAVDLPRPRDRTAVNHDPDFKRLRAEVTAWLMEAGASRAAAAVDETLTLPAATPITAAPPPKAYLAGQAGGLSDDRYVEFSRVTKTFATPKGPLTVVDGFDLKMRKGEFISLIGHSGCGKSTVLSMVAGLADVSSGGIVLDGKEVVGAGPDRAVVFQAPSLFPWLTALENVMLGVDRVYPLAGRGERNDIARYYLSRVGLGDAMHKKAAELSNGMKQRVGIARAFALSPKLLLLDEPFGMLDSLTRWELQEVLMEVWARTQVTAICVTHDVDEAILLADRVVMMSNGPNARIGHIFEVDIPHPRTRQALLEHPRYYAYREELLNFLEGGHHGTVKAA from the coding sequence ATGGCCATCCTTGAGCTGAAAAACGTCGCGAAGTCCTATGGCGGGACCGAGGTGCTGCGCGGCATCGACCTGTCCATCGCGGAGGGGGAGTTCGTCGCCATCGTCGGCTTCTCCGGCGCCGGCAAGACCACGCTGGTCAACCTGATGGGCGGGCTGGCCGCCCCCGACGCGGGCGAGGTGCTGTTCCGCGGCGCGCCGGTGCGCGGGCCGGGGGCGGAGCGCGGCGTCGTGTTCCAGAACTACTCGCTGATGCCCTGGCTGAGCGTGAAGGACAATGTGGCGCTGGCCGTGGACGCCGTGCACAAGGGCAAGCCGTCGCCGGAGCGCGGCGTGCTCGCCCGCCGGGCGGTGGAAACGGTCGGCTTGGGCCACGCCACCGACCGCCGCCCCAAGGAGCTGTCGGGCGGCATGCGCCAGCGCGTCGGCTTCGCCCGCGCGCTGGCCATGAGCCCGGAAATGCTGCTGCTCGACGAGCCGCTGTCGGCGCTGGACGCGTTGACCCGCGCCAAGCTCCAGGACGAGATCGAGGCGATCTGGCGCAAGGACCGCAAGACCGTCGTGCTGATCACCAACGACGTGGACGAGGCGATCCTGCTGGCCGACCGCATCATCCCGCTGACGCCGGGTCCGGGGGCGACGCTCGGCCCCGCCTTCGCGGTGGATCTGCCACGCCCGCGCGACCGCACCGCCGTGAACCACGATCCCGACTTCAAGCGCCTGCGCGCCGAGGTCACGGCGTGGCTGATGGAGGCCGGGGCCAGCCGCGCCGCCGCCGCGGTGGACGAGACCCTGACCCTGCCGGCGGCGACGCCGATCACCGCCGCGCCGCCGCCCAAGGCCTATCTGGCCGGGCAAGCCGGCGGCCTGTCCGACGACCGCTACGTCGAGTTCAGCCGGGTCACCAAGACCTTCGCCACGCCGAAGGGGCCATTGACCGTGGTGGACGGCTTCGACCTGAAGATGCGCAAGGGGGAGTTCATCTCCCTGATCGGCCATTCGGGCTGCGGCAAGTCCACCGTCCTGTCGATGGTCGCCGGGCTGGCCGACGTTTCCAGCGGCGGCATCGTGCTGGACGGCAAGGAGGTCGTCGGCGCCGGCCCCGACCGCGCGGTGGTCTTCCAGGCGCCCAGCCTGTTCCCCTGGCTGACCGCGCTGGAGAACGTCATGCTGGGAGTGGACCGCGTCTACCCGCTGGCCGGCCGGGGGGAGCGCAACGACATCGCCCGCTACTACCTGTCGCGCGTCGGGCTGGGCGATGCCATGCACAAGAAAGCGGCGGAGCTGTCCAACGGCATGAAGCAGCGCGTCGGCATCGCACGGGCCTTCGCCCTGTCGCCGAAGCTGCTGCTGCTGGACGAGCCCTTCGGCATGCTGGACAGCCTGACCCGTTGGGAGCTTCAGGAGGTGCTGATGGAGGTGTGGGCGCGCACCCAGGTCACCGCCATCTGCGTCACCCACGACGTTGACGAGGCGATCCTGCTGGCCGACCGTGTGGTGATGATGTCCAACGGGCCGAACGCCCGCATCGGCCACATCTTTGAGGTGGACATCCCCCACCCCCGGACCCGGCAGGCCCTGCTGGAGCATCCCCGTTACTACGCCTACCGGGAGGAGCTGCTGAACTTCCTGGAAGGCGGGCATCACGGGACGGTGAAGGCGGCGTGA